The Enterobacter kobei genome has a segment encoding these proteins:
- a CDS encoding NAD(P)/FAD-dependent oxidoreductase, translating to MTSRIVIIGGGQAGGWAAKTLRDEGFEGEICVVAEEAWDFYERPPLSKASLLEPDAALPRLFSEEAQQALDLTWYRPLRAEQIDRQTKTVCLSNGTHLSYNILLIATGGRARLPGEAWAAHPQVYTLRHWQDAQRLKGRLAQSKTLAIVGGGWIGLEIAASARKNGVAVTLFEQQPALCMRSVSGEVSQRLAAIHREQGVDIRTGCGALELEDDNGLPVIHCDGQRETFNAVVVGIGVDLNLELAHDAGLHTGRGIVVDAHGRTSDPFIFAAGDVAQHHHYGLCIQSWAFAQNQAVATAKAMLNPDAPGYDDAPWLWSDQYQHNIQILGIPHPGSNTIAREDSLFFSLDENGRLTQLVAFNDARTVKLAKRWMAAGRDLSDVPLADPTFSLMSLR from the coding sequence ATGACGTCGCGCATTGTCATTATCGGCGGCGGTCAGGCGGGCGGCTGGGCGGCAAAAACCCTCCGCGACGAGGGCTTCGAGGGCGAGATTTGCGTGGTGGCGGAAGAAGCGTGGGATTTCTACGAACGTCCGCCGCTGTCGAAGGCGTCTCTGCTGGAGCCTGACGCGGCGCTCCCGCGGCTGTTTTCCGAAGAGGCACAGCAGGCGCTGGATCTGACCTGGTACCGCCCACTGCGTGCGGAGCAGATCGACCGTCAGACAAAAACGGTGTGTTTAAGCAACGGTACGCATCTTAGTTACAACATTCTTTTGATTGCCACCGGAGGGCGGGCGCGTCTGCCGGGCGAGGCGTGGGCGGCGCATCCGCAGGTCTATACCCTGCGCCACTGGCAGGACGCGCAGCGTCTGAAGGGGCGTCTGGCGCAGAGTAAAACCCTGGCGATTGTGGGCGGCGGCTGGATCGGCCTTGAGATTGCCGCCTCCGCGCGCAAAAACGGCGTGGCGGTCACGCTGTTCGAGCAGCAGCCCGCGCTGTGCATGCGGTCGGTGAGCGGAGAAGTATCGCAACGCTTAGCGGCCATCCATCGCGAACAGGGCGTCGACATCCGTACCGGCTGCGGCGCGCTGGAGCTGGAGGACGACAATGGCCTGCCGGTTATTCACTGTGATGGCCAGCGCGAAACCTTTAATGCGGTGGTGGTCGGGATCGGCGTCGATCTCAATCTGGAACTGGCGCACGATGCGGGGCTTCATACCGGGCGCGGGATCGTGGTGGACGCTCATGGGCGTACCTCGGATCCGTTCATCTTTGCGGCTGGCGATGTGGCTCAGCATCACCACTACGGCTTGTGCATTCAGTCGTGGGCATTTGCCCAGAATCAGGCGGTGGCGACGGCGAAAGCGATGCTCAACCCCGATGCGCCAGGCTACGACGACGCGCCGTGGCTGTGGTCGGATCAATACCAGCACAATATTCAGATCCTCGGCATTCCGCATCCGGGCAGCAACACGATAGCGCGTGAAGATTCGCTCTTTTTCTCGCTGGATGAAAACGGACGACTGACGCAGCTGGTGGCGTTTAACGATGCGCGCACCGTCAAGCTGGCGAAACGCTGGATGGCGGCAGGGCGGGATTTATCGGACGTACCGCTCGCCGACCCGACTTTTTCACTGATGTCATTGCGATAG
- a CDS encoding MFS transporter, whose translation MTTLETNTAPVEAGGEGTRTPEKAVRWAIPLSLLACVLLAFFDKISIAALFSDSHFQQAMGIDFDTTRLGILMSAFLLSYGFSSVFLSGLGDKIAPLRLLTGMMAIWCVLMVAMGFTHNYTLMIVLRILLGVAEGPLFPLAFAIVRHNFPQHLQARATMLWLLGTPVGAAIGFPLSLWLLNTFGWQSTFFVMAMLTVPVLIFVRVGLRGIRLEAKPGTTQASQDERRAARRELFVSPHFWIICIFNIAFLTYLWGINGWLPGYLIKGKGIHLEHAGWLSSMPFIAMLAGEVIGAWLSDRVDKRAAACFISMAGAAVGLAAVMHLDTPLTIIAAMSFSTFMWGTGAPNIFALLAKATHPRVSATAGGIFNGLGNFAGALSPAVMGALIAFTHSMDSGLIFLAVMAAVGCVLLLPLLRRY comes from the coding sequence ATGACCACATTAGAGACCAACACCGCGCCCGTTGAGGCAGGCGGTGAGGGAACCCGCACGCCTGAAAAAGCAGTGCGCTGGGCTATCCCGCTGTCGCTGCTGGCCTGCGTGCTGCTGGCGTTTTTCGACAAAATCAGTATTGCGGCGCTGTTTTCTGACAGCCATTTCCAGCAGGCGATGGGGATCGATTTCGACACCACGCGCCTCGGCATTCTGATGAGCGCCTTTCTGCTGAGCTACGGTTTTTCGTCAGTCTTTCTCAGCGGGCTGGGGGATAAAATCGCGCCGCTGCGCCTGCTGACCGGGATGATGGCGATCTGGTGCGTGCTGATGGTGGCGATGGGCTTTACCCACAACTATACGCTGATGATCGTGCTGCGCATTCTGCTGGGGGTGGCGGAGGGGCCGCTGTTCCCGCTGGCCTTCGCCATTGTGCGTCACAACTTCCCGCAGCATCTGCAGGCGCGTGCCACCATGCTGTGGCTGCTTGGCACGCCGGTGGGCGCGGCGATTGGTTTTCCGCTCTCCCTCTGGCTGCTGAACACCTTCGGCTGGCAGAGCACCTTCTTCGTGATGGCGATGCTTACCGTGCCGGTATTGATTTTCGTGCGCGTCGGTCTGCGTGGTATCCGCCTGGAGGCGAAACCTGGCACCACGCAGGCGTCTCAGGATGAGCGGCGTGCCGCGCGGCGCGAGCTGTTCGTCAGCCCGCACTTCTGGATCATCTGCATCTTTAACATCGCCTTCCTGACCTACCTGTGGGGCATCAATGGCTGGCTGCCGGGCTACCTGATCAAAGGCAAAGGCATTCACTTGGAGCATGCGGGCTGGCTGTCGTCGATGCCGTTCATCGCCATGCTGGCGGGCGAAGTGATTGGCGCGTGGCTCTCTGACCGGGTCGATAAGCGTGCGGCAGCCTGCTTTATTTCCATGGCGGGCGCGGCTGTCGGGCTGGCGGCGGTCATGCACCTCGACACCCCGCTGACCATCATCGCCGCGATGAGCTTCAGCACCTTTATGTGGGGCACTGGCGCACCCAACATTTTTGCCCTGCTGGCGAAGGCCACTCATCCACGGGTGAGCGCGACGGCGGGCGGCATTTTCAACGGGCTGGGAAACTTCGCGGGCGCACTGTCGCCAGCGGTGATGGGGGCGCTTATCGCCTTCACCCACAGCATGGATTCCGGGCTGATTTTTCTGGCGGTGATGGCGGCGGTGGGCTGCGTCCTGTTACTGCCGCTGCTGAGACGTTACTGA
- a CDS encoding VOC family protein, producing the protein MSVTGIEKLEFGVEDLTHCAKFMRDFGLTGDASGQRFTTLSGARVELNPIDSPDLPPAFEAGNTLRRMTWAVATPADLDALRPKLAGQPGFREVGDALECRDPNGMTLRVQVSQQTDVELNVEPINQWGDARRIDTPSPVYDRAQPINVGHVVFFVEELAAVETFYREVLGFQVSDRYINRAVFLRCGVRGGHHNLFLLQLPNRKRGLNHVAFTVRDIHEVIGGGIAMNKNAWSTFIGPGRHPVSSAYFWYVNSPTGGAFEYYTNDDYLTENWQPRELEHSLVSFTEWAVEGGIDHDTRRQQKKPEAV; encoded by the coding sequence ATGAGTGTAACCGGAATTGAAAAGCTGGAATTTGGCGTGGAAGACCTGACGCACTGCGCCAAATTTATGCGTGATTTTGGCCTGACGGGCGATGCCAGCGGCCAGCGTTTTACCACCCTGAGCGGCGCGCGCGTGGAGCTTAATCCGATCGACAGCCCCGACCTGCCGCCAGCCTTTGAAGCGGGCAACACCCTGCGCCGTATGACCTGGGCGGTGGCCACCCCGGCAGACCTCGATGCGCTGCGCCCGAAGCTTGCCGGGCAGCCTGGCTTTCGTGAAGTGGGCGACGCCCTGGAGTGCCGCGATCCGAACGGCATGACGCTGCGCGTGCAGGTCAGCCAGCAGACCGACGTGGAGCTGAACGTTGAGCCGATTAACCAGTGGGGAGACGCTCGCCGAATCGACACCCCCAGCCCGGTCTACGATCGCGCCCAGCCGATTAACGTCGGGCACGTGGTGTTTTTCGTTGAGGAGCTGGCCGCGGTGGAGACATTCTATCGCGAAGTGCTCGGCTTCCAGGTCTCTGACCGCTACATCAATCGCGCCGTATTCCTGCGCTGCGGCGTGCGCGGCGGCCATCACAACCTGTTCCTGCTGCAATTACCGAACCGCAAGCGCGGGCTAAACCACGTTGCGTTTACGGTGCGCGACATCCACGAGGTGATCGGCGGCGGTATCGCGATGAATAAAAACGCCTGGAGCACGTTTATTGGGCCGGGCCGTCATCCGGTGTCGTCGGCCTATTTCTGGTACGTCAACAGCCCGACCGGCGGCGCGTTTGAGTATTACACCAACGACGATTACCTGACCGAAAACTGGCAGCCGCGCGAGCTGGAGCATTCGCTGGTCTCCTTCACCGAATGGGCGGTGGAAGGCGGCATCGACCACGACACGCGCCGTCAGCAGAAAAAGCCGGAGGCGGTATGA